The Gilliamella apicola genome window below encodes:
- the panC gene encoding pantoate--beta-alanine ligase produces MKVVTTIREVREQVNAWRQADNSIGLVPTMGFLHEGHQSLMQAAKQDNQKVIVTIFVNPIQFGPSEDLASYPRDLERDKIACEQVGVDLIFCPDASEMYSPNFNSYVDVNELTEALCGKRRPGHFKGVCTVVTKLFNIAQPDRAYFGQKDAQQLAVIKRMVTDLNFNIEIIGCPIVRESDGLAKSSRNSYLSESERVAAVCLYQAIECAKAMIHKGEKSVNVITQAMQELISKQPLAKVDYIEFVDLATLKSVDLLAQDSLCALAIYIGKTRLIDNFIYQHD; encoded by the coding sequence ATGAAAGTAGTAACAACGATTAGAGAGGTGCGTGAGCAAGTTAACGCTTGGCGACAAGCTGATAATAGCATCGGTTTAGTACCGACAATGGGATTTTTGCATGAAGGTCATCAAAGTTTGATGCAAGCCGCTAAACAAGATAATCAAAAAGTTATTGTAACGATTTTTGTCAATCCTATTCAATTTGGTCCTTCGGAAGATCTTGCCAGTTATCCACGAGATTTAGAACGTGATAAAATCGCCTGCGAACAAGTGGGTGTCGATCTGATTTTCTGCCCAGACGCCAGTGAAATGTATTCACCTAATTTTAATAGTTATGTTGATGTAAATGAGTTAACAGAAGCTTTATGTGGCAAAAGACGCCCAGGTCATTTTAAAGGCGTTTGTACGGTTGTTACAAAACTATTCAATATTGCTCAACCAGATCGTGCCTACTTTGGGCAAAAAGATGCCCAACAATTAGCGGTAATTAAACGTATGGTAACGGATCTGAATTTTAATATTGAAATCATCGGATGTCCTATTGTACGTGAATCAGATGGACTGGCTAAAAGTTCTCGTAATAGTTATTTGTCTGAAAGTGAACGGGTGGCTGCGGTTTGTCTTTACCAAGCAATTGAATGTGCAAAAGCTATGATTCATAAAGGTGAAAAGTCAGTTAATGTGATCACCCAAGCCATGCAAGAGTTGATCAGTAAACAACCTTTGGCAAAAGTTGATTATATTGAGTTTGTAGATTTAGCTACATTAAAATCAGTTGATTTACTTGCACAAGACAGTTTATGTGCTTTAGCTATTTATATTGGTAAAACACGATTAATCGATAATTTTATTTATCAACATGATTGA
- a CDS encoding valine--tRNA ligase → MKNTTYNPQEIEQPIYKHWEECGYFKPNGDKSQPSYCIAIPPPNVTGSLHMGHAFQQTIMDALIRYHRMQGNNTLWQSGTDHAGIATQMVVERKIAAEENKTRHDYGREAFIDKIWQWKAESGGSITKQMRRLGDSVDWDRERFTMDEGLSNAVKEVFVRLYQEDLIYRGKRLVNWDPKLRTAISDLEVENREVKGSMWYLRYPLADGAKTAEGKDYLVVATTRPETLLGDTGVAVNPEDPRYKDLIGKHIILPFVNRCIPIIGDEHADMTKGTGCVKITPAHDFNDYEVGRRHQLPMINIFTFDGDIRTQAEVFDTNGEACTIYTTEIPEQFQNLERFAARKAIVAQCEALDILEKIEPHDLTIPYGDRGGVVIEPMLTDQWYVRAKVLAEPAIDAVKNGDIQFVPKQYENMYFSWMNDIQDWCISRQLWWGHRIPAWYDNQGNVYVGRNEAEVRRENNLSDDIELSQDEDVLDTWFSSALWTFSTLGWPENTDDLATFHPTNVLVTGFDIIFFWVARMIMMTMHFIKDEHGKPQVPFKTVYVTGLIRDEEGQKMSKSKGNVIDPLDMIDGISLADLLEKRTGNMMQPQLAEKIAKRTEKQFPNGIEAHGTDALRFTLAALASTGRDINWDLKRLEGYRNFCNKLWNASRYVLMNTEEHDCGFKGGDLDYSLSDKWILAEFNQTVKAYREAFDTYRFDLAANILYEFTWNQFCDWYLELTKSVLANGEQSAQRAARHTLVTVLEALLRLAHPIIPFITEAIWQNVKGLMNIKADTIMLQPMPEFDEKYINEEAVADINWIKDAVIAVRNIRAEMNIAPSKPLQLLIRQASPTVHRIVSDNITFIKTLAKLSEIVLLDEGENSPLSVTKLVDGAELLIPMAGLINKEDELARLEKEIARIDSEITRITNKLSNASFVDKAPAAVVAKEKEKQQGYIDDKAKLQEQYVAIKNL, encoded by the coding sequence ATGAAAAACACGACTTACAATCCACAAGAAATTGAACAACCTATTTATAAACATTGGGAAGAATGCGGTTATTTCAAACCCAATGGTGACAAATCTCAACCAAGTTACTGTATTGCCATTCCACCTCCGAATGTAACCGGTAGTTTACATATGGGGCATGCATTTCAACAAACCATCATGGATGCATTAATTCGTTATCATCGTATGCAGGGTAACAATACCCTATGGCAATCGGGTACAGATCATGCTGGTATTGCTACTCAAATGGTTGTTGAACGTAAAATTGCCGCTGAGGAAAACAAAACTCGTCATGATTACGGTCGTGAAGCATTTATTGATAAAATTTGGCAATGGAAAGCAGAGTCAGGTGGTAGTATCACTAAACAAATGCGTCGACTAGGTGATTCTGTTGATTGGGATCGCGAGCGATTCACCATGGACGAAGGTCTATCCAATGCCGTGAAGGAAGTGTTTGTAAGATTATATCAAGAAGATTTGATTTATCGAGGAAAACGTCTAGTAAACTGGGATCCTAAACTTCGTACTGCCATATCAGATCTTGAGGTCGAAAACCGAGAAGTTAAAGGCTCAATGTGGTATTTACGCTATCCACTTGCTGATGGCGCTAAAACAGCAGAAGGTAAAGATTATTTAGTTGTTGCCACAACTCGACCAGAAACACTTTTAGGCGATACGGGGGTTGCAGTAAATCCGGAAGATCCGCGTTATAAAGATTTAATTGGTAAACATATAATATTACCATTTGTAAATCGTTGTATTCCGATTATTGGTGATGAACATGCCGATATGACTAAAGGAACAGGTTGTGTAAAAATCACACCAGCTCATGATTTTAATGACTATGAAGTAGGGCGTCGTCATCAATTACCGATGATCAATATTTTCACTTTTGACGGTGATATTCGTACACAAGCGGAAGTATTTGATACCAATGGCGAGGCATGCACTATTTATACGACAGAGATTCCAGAACAATTCCAAAATTTAGAACGCTTTGCAGCGCGTAAAGCCATTGTTGCTCAATGTGAAGCATTAGATATACTCGAAAAAATTGAACCACATGATCTTACTATTCCTTATGGCGATCGTGGCGGAGTGGTTATTGAACCTATGTTGACTGACCAATGGTATGTTCGTGCCAAAGTACTTGCTGAACCTGCTATTGATGCAGTAAAAAATGGTGACATCCAATTTGTACCAAAACAGTACGAAAATATGTATTTTTCTTGGATGAATGATATTCAAGATTGGTGTATTTCTCGTCAATTATGGTGGGGGCATCGAATTCCTGCTTGGTATGACAATCAAGGTAATGTTTATGTAGGTCGTAATGAAGCAGAAGTGCGACGTGAAAATAACCTATCTGACGACATTGAATTATCACAAGATGAAGATGTACTTGATACTTGGTTCTCATCAGCGCTATGGACATTTTCAACCTTAGGATGGCCAGAAAATACCGATGATTTAGCGACCTTTCATCCAACTAATGTATTAGTAACAGGGTTTGATATTATTTTCTTCTGGGTGGCCAGAATGATTATGATGACGATGCACTTCATCAAAGATGAGCATGGTAAACCTCAAGTACCATTTAAAACTGTGTATGTTACAGGGTTGATTCGTGATGAAGAAGGGCAAAAAATGTCTAAATCTAAAGGTAACGTAATTGATCCTTTAGATATGATTGATGGTATTTCATTAGCTGATTTGTTAGAAAAACGTACTGGCAATATGATGCAACCACAGTTGGCTGAAAAAATTGCCAAACGGACTGAAAAGCAATTTCCAAATGGAATTGAAGCCCACGGTACGGATGCACTACGCTTTACTTTAGCGGCACTGGCTTCAACTGGACGTGATATTAACTGGGATTTAAAACGCTTAGAGGGTTATCGTAACTTCTGTAACAAATTATGGAATGCAAGCCGTTACGTATTAATGAATACCGAAGAACATGATTGTGGCTTTAAAGGCGGAGATTTAGATTATTCACTATCAGACAAATGGATCTTAGCGGAATTTAACCAAACCGTTAAAGCCTATCGTGAAGCATTTGATACTTATCGTTTCGATTTAGCTGCTAATATTTTATATGAGTTTACTTGGAATCAATTTTGTGACTGGTATTTAGAACTTACTAAATCTGTATTAGCTAATGGTGAACAATCTGCACAACGTGCAGCTCGTCATACACTGGTGACAGTTTTGGAAGCATTATTGCGCCTTGCTCATCCAATTATTCCGTTTATCACTGAAGCAATTTGGCAAAATGTGAAAGGACTAATGAATATTAAAGCTGACACAATTATGCTACAACCAATGCCAGAATTTGATGAAAAATATATTAATGAAGAAGCGGTTGCTGATATTAATTGGATTAAAGATGCTGTTATTGCTGTGCGTAATATCCGTGCTGAAATGAACATTGCACCGAGTAAACCATTACAATTATTAATTCGTCAAGCTTCACCTACGGTTCATCGTATTGTAAGTGATAATATTACTTTTATTAAAACTTTGGCTAAACTTTCTGAAATTGTCTTACTTGATGAAGGTGAAAATAGTCCATTGTCTGTAACTAAATTGGTTGATGGTGCAGAGTTACTCATACCAATGGCGGGATTAATCAATAAAGAAGATGAATTAGCTCGTCTTGAAAAAGAGATTGCTCGGATTGATAGCGAAATAACTCGTATTACAAATAAATTATCAAACGCTAGTTTTGTTGACAAAGCACCAGCCGCAGTGGTTGCTAAAGAAAAAGAAAAACAGCAAGGTTACATTGATGATAAAGCAAAACTGCAAGAGCAGTATGTAGCAATCAAGAATCTATAA
- a CDS encoding OmpW/AlkL family protein gives MKISSVAMLISMGLASSMAYAHQANEIIVRGGPVYVHPKDKSDHVKVGGAKSDLRAKADNETQLGLNFQYMITDNIGIELLGATPFSHQVKLGGGNSTGLAGAHLGKIKHLPPTLSAVWYPLDSKFEFQPYVGVGVNYTFFFDEKLSGEAKKAGFHGLDLDSSWGLAAQIGADYSINENWLLNAQLRYINIETKATTHLGNTKVTANYKLDPWVAMIGVGYKF, from the coding sequence ATGAAGATATCATCAGTTGCAATGCTTATTTCAATGGGGTTAGCTAGTTCAATGGCTTATGCACATCAAGCGAATGAAATAATAGTTCGTGGTGGGCCTGTATATGTTCATCCAAAAGATAAAAGTGATCATGTAAAAGTTGGTGGAGCAAAAAGTGATTTAAGAGCCAAAGCCGATAATGAAACTCAACTTGGTCTCAATTTTCAATATATGATAACGGATAATATTGGTATAGAGCTGTTAGGTGCAACACCATTTAGTCATCAAGTTAAACTCGGCGGTGGTAATTCAACTGGTTTGGCTGGCGCTCATCTTGGTAAAATTAAACATTTACCACCTACATTAAGTGCTGTTTGGTATCCACTTGATTCGAAATTTGAATTTCAACCGTATGTTGGTGTTGGGGTGAACTATACATTCTTCTTTGATGAAAAACTTAGCGGTGAGGCTAAAAAAGCAGGATTCCATGGTTTAGATTTAGACAGTTCTTGGGGCTTAGCTGCACAAATTGGTGCTGACTATTCCATTAATGAAAATTGGCTCTTAAATGCACAGTTACGTTATATAAATATTGAAACTAAAGCAACAACGCATTTAGGAAACACTAAAGTAACGGCTAATTATAAGTTAGACCCATGGGTTGCAATGATTGGTGTAGGTTATAAATTCTAG
- a CDS encoding integrase domain-containing protein, translated as MAKIIKPLNDTQIKSAKPKGKDFTLSDGNGLYLLIKSNGSKIWRFNYISPDSKKRTLVSFGSYPEITLFNARQKRDEYRSLVSQGVDPQQHKQSIQNQSKKEKDNTFYKVAERWLEQQNSRDITSGTIRRIKNSFVNYIYPSLGDIPISQLKAKDFIEALKPLECAGKLDTVKRISQRINRVMTYAVNNDLIEYNPAGKIGAVFKVAHKQNMPSLPPSELPRIMKAISLASIELQTRCLIEWQLLTITRPIEAVSALWSEIDLKNELWTIPADKMKMRRDHTIPLNKQAIRIIEIMKPISGHGEHVFPTLKAPFNKHMNKETVNTALKRMGFKGELVAHGFRSLASTALNEHGFDYDLIEVSLAHVDRNAVRAIYNRATYLDKRRDMMQWWGDFVEQASQGNLSLSAAQK; from the coding sequence ATGGCAAAGATTATAAAACCTCTAAATGATACTCAAATCAAGTCAGCCAAGCCAAAGGGAAAGGATTTTACTTTATCAGATGGCAACGGTTTATATTTATTAATTAAATCTAATGGTTCTAAAATTTGGCGATTTAATTATATTAGTCCTGATTCAAAAAAACGCACATTAGTTAGCTTTGGAAGCTATCCAGAAATCACATTATTTAACGCAAGACAAAAAAGAGATGAATATCGTTCTTTAGTATCTCAAGGAGTAGATCCACAACAGCATAAACAATCTATACAAAACCAATCAAAAAAAGAGAAAGATAATACATTTTATAAAGTGGCTGAAAGATGGCTTGAGCAACAGAACTCAAGAGATATCACTAGTGGAACAATTAGGCGAATAAAAAATTCATTTGTTAATTATATTTATCCTAGCCTTGGCGATATACCCATCTCACAGCTAAAAGCAAAAGATTTTATTGAAGCTTTAAAACCTCTTGAATGTGCCGGTAAACTAGATACAGTTAAGAGGATATCACAACGAATTAATAGAGTAATGACTTATGCTGTTAACAATGATCTGATTGAATATAATCCAGCTGGTAAAATAGGAGCTGTGTTTAAAGTTGCCCATAAGCAAAATATGCCCTCTTTACCACCTTCAGAGTTACCAAGAATAATGAAAGCCATTTCTTTGGCTAGTATTGAATTACAAACAAGATGCTTGATTGAGTGGCAACTACTTACCATAACAAGACCAATTGAGGCAGTATCTGCATTATGGAGCGAAATAGACCTAAAAAATGAATTATGGACGATACCAGCAGACAAAATGAAAATGAGAAGAGATCATACTATCCCACTAAATAAACAGGCGATAAGGATAATTGAGATTATGAAGCCTATTAGCGGTCATGGTGAACATGTTTTTCCAACATTAAAAGCACCTTTCAATAAACATATGAATAAAGAAACAGTCAATACAGCATTAAAACGAATGGGCTTTAAAGGTGAGTTAGTTGCTCATGGCTTTAGATCATTAGCATCTACAGCATTAAATGAACATGGCTTTGATTATGATTTAATTGAAGTCTCGCTTGCCCACGTCGATAGGAATGCAGTAAGAGCAATTTACAATAGAGCAACCTATTTAGATAAACGCCGTGACATGATGCAATGGTGGGGTGATTTTGTAGAGCAAGCTAGCCAAGGAAATTTATCACTGTCAGCAGCTCAAAAATGA
- a CDS encoding helix-turn-helix transcriptional regulator, with product MQLNTPKYYSLDELALILGCAKNTLRYDPNFPKGLKVGKRRVVYDMAEVKTYLESNRVQ from the coding sequence ATGCAATTAAACACTCCAAAATACTATTCTCTTGATGAACTGGCGTTAATCTTAGGCTGTGCTAAGAACACATTACGCTATGACCCAAACTTCCCAAAAGGTTTAAAAGTAGGTAAACGTCGTGTCGTTTATGATATGGCTGAGGTTAAAACCTACTTAGAAAGCAACCGAGTACAGTAG
- a CDS encoding helix-turn-helix transcriptional regulator, giving the protein MSYSITPEQHKAIRDKYGIQYDRLVRENERYKITSIARSTAWQLEKDGKYPLRKSLGANSCGWSLVELLHWIDNPPTVEKINQPTKRRGFANGSY; this is encoded by the coding sequence ATGTCATATTCAATCACACCTGAACAACACAAAGCCATTAGGGATAAATACGGTATCCAATATGATCGCCTTGTTCGTGAAAATGAGAGATACAAAATTACTAGTATCGCCCGTTCAACAGCATGGCAACTTGAGAAAGACGGTAAATATCCATTAAGAAAATCATTAGGTGCTAACTCATGCGGTTGGTCATTAGTGGAATTACTTCACTGGATCGACAATCCGCCAACAGTTGAAAAGATAAATCAACCGACTAAACGCCGAGGGTTTGCTAATGGGAGCTACTAA
- a CDS encoding BRO-N domain-containing protein, with protein MGATKMIVKQDELSVIKFDGIDVRIITHLGEPWFIANDVCLALEHSNPTKAIKSLNSLELMTLTLSYSHSGKRGGARKLLAVSESGFYKLIARSRKAIQQGTFAYRFSNWVFGEVIPAIRKTGAYGVPWAFLNDHAKREKEYLIESSKRGRNLEACKKWKANLIAEEQALWKKYQPELI; from the coding sequence ATGGGAGCTACTAAGATGATTGTTAAACAAGATGAATTGAGTGTAATTAAATTTGATGGCATCGATGTAAGAATCATTACTCATTTGGGTGAACCTTGGTTTATTGCTAACGATGTGTGTTTGGCGTTAGAGCATAGCAATCCAACCAAAGCAATTAAATCATTAAATAGCCTTGAATTAATGACCCTAACTTTAAGTTATAGTCATTCAGGCAAAAGAGGCGGGGCAAGAAAATTGTTAGCTGTATCTGAATCAGGATTTTACAAGTTGATCGCTAGAAGCAGAAAAGCAATTCAACAAGGAACATTTGCTTATCGATTTAGTAACTGGGTATTTGGTGAAGTTATTCCAGCAATTCGCAAAACTGGTGCTTATGGTGTGCCTTGGGCTTTCTTGAATGATCATGCTAAACGTGAAAAAGAATATCTTATTGAATCAAGCAAAAGAGGACGTAATTTAGAAGCTTGTAAAAAATGGAAAGCTAATTTGATAGCAGAAGAGCAAGCACTATGGAAAAAATATCAACCAGAATTGATTTAA
- a CDS encoding host cell division inhibitor Icd-like protein: MANRYDSAHLRARQSKLYKFYDLSTAQVIQTTATTERQARKNLGKQSLIFIARIQITPIIERVRTWGGYSHE; the protein is encoded by the coding sequence ATGGCTAACCGCTATGATAGCGCACACCTACGTGCAAGACAATCCAAACTATATAAATTCTATGACCTTTCAACCGCTCAAGTTATCCAAACTACAGCAACAACCGAACGCCAAGCACGGAAAAATTTAGGCAAGCAATCTCTTATTTTTATTGCCAGAATTCAAATAACGCCAATCATTGAACGAGTCAGAACTTGGGGAGGTTACAGTCATGAATAA
- a CDS encoding primase-helicase zinc-binding domain-containing protein: MKINEITTQAVDKWQSIFNSLGIVVGNGKHCPCPVCGGKDRFRFDNKNGRGTYICNQCGSGDGLNLIKNYYHCDAKEASSKVAECLNLRNTSTNSDLKSDLQDNIPENPVCKKVKYLLSKAILGQSDYLTEKGLTFDLPLLDNGRIFAPMLNLHNEYAGGQFIEPDGSKHLMKGSNKKSAFILVRSVLSRPAEVCANLLAHNEIIICEGLATGISIAEFRLQSIVISAIDAGNLIHVAKGIRELNPTAKIIIAGDNDIGQSPNTGLAKAIEASQAVNGYYSVPDTDYKCDWDDYRQQFGLEKVKQYFDSNIKNSLKGSFSEIKLKSIPDLSQMQASQKADVLIEHYENNLSLDMVTNEVYIYKDNVWQMISEMDLKRELVQLFRQSNAHYSEKGIKSTIDTMKLQIPLKNEPARNLIGFKNGVFDLDTRTFKSHSKNHWLQSINNVNFIDSVSNENLEHHAPNFYQWLSRSAKKDTIKMDAIKAALYMILANRYDWQLFLEVTGAGGSGKSVFADIATMLAGKNNTVSANMEALEKPRERSLIVGQSLIILPDQAKYIGEGNGIKAITGGDDVAIDEKYKKPYSTKIQGVILAINNNPMTFSNDDGGISRRRVIFHFGEPVPANERDPILKDKIRGELSVIIRHLFNYFEDDNKAKLLLIEQQKSSEAIEVKRLTNPLIDFCSYLFATDKPDGMMIGKYSTPVQFKRFLYHAYITFIENNNLKNPLSLRNFVNALPAAMKEYGLEVIIRARHGEGRRTNLHLDYDKCNDWFPDAALEESNINYNKR, from the coding sequence ATGAAAATCAATGAAATTACAACCCAAGCAGTAGATAAATGGCAATCAATTTTTAATTCATTAGGTATTGTGGTGGGCAATGGTAAGCATTGTCCTTGCCCTGTCTGCGGTGGTAAAGATAGATTTAGGTTTGATAATAAAAATGGGCGCGGTACTTATATCTGCAATCAATGCGGTAGCGGTGACGGCTTAAATCTTATCAAAAACTATTATCATTGTGATGCTAAAGAAGCTAGTAGTAAAGTAGCGGAATGCTTAAATTTAAGAAACACTTCCACAAACTCGGATTTGAAATCCGACCTACAAGACAACATACCAGAGAATCCTGTATGTAAAAAGGTTAAGTATTTGCTATCTAAAGCAATATTAGGTCAATCGGATTACCTCACTGAAAAAGGGTTAACCTTTGATTTACCCTTGTTAGATAACGGGCGCATTTTTGCGCCTATGCTGAATCTTCATAATGAATACGCAGGTGGTCAATTTATCGAACCTGACGGCAGTAAGCACTTAATGAAAGGTTCAAATAAGAAAAGTGCTTTTATATTAGTGCGCTCAGTTTTGAGCAGACCTGCCGAGGTGTGCGCAAATTTGCTCGCACATAATGAAATTATTATCTGTGAGGGGTTGGCTACAGGGATATCAATAGCAGAATTCCGCCTGCAGTCTATTGTTATATCCGCCATTGATGCAGGCAACCTTATTCATGTAGCTAAAGGCATTCGTGAGTTAAATCCTACTGCTAAAATCATTATCGCAGGTGATAACGATATTGGTCAAAGCCCTAATACGGGCTTAGCTAAAGCAATAGAAGCGTCTCAAGCGGTAAATGGTTATTACTCCGTTCCTGATACAGATTATAAATGTGATTGGGATGATTATAGGCAACAATTTGGACTTGAAAAAGTTAAGCAATATTTTGATAGCAATATCAAAAATTCACTTAAGGGAAGTTTTTCCGAAATTAAACTAAAATCTATACCCGACTTATCACAGATGCAAGCCAGTCAGAAAGCTGATGTACTCATAGAGCATTATGAGAATAATCTATCCTTAGATATGGTGACAAATGAGGTATATATCTATAAAGATAATGTTTGGCAAATGATTTCTGAAATGGATCTTAAACGTGAACTAGTCCAGTTGTTTCGACAATCAAATGCTCATTATTCAGAAAAAGGCATTAAATCGACCATTGATACAATGAAGCTTCAAATACCATTAAAAAACGAACCAGCGAGAAATTTAATAGGTTTTAAAAACGGTGTATTTGATCTTGATACTCGGACTTTTAAATCTCATTCAAAAAATCACTGGTTACAATCAATTAACAATGTTAATTTTATTGATAGTGTATCGAATGAAAATTTAGAGCATCATGCGCCTAATTTTTATCAATGGTTGTCACGTTCCGCTAAAAAAGACACTATCAAGATGGATGCTATAAAAGCAGCATTATATATGATATTGGCTAATCGTTATGACTGGCAATTATTTTTAGAAGTAACAGGCGCAGGTGGTAGCGGTAAAAGTGTCTTTGCTGATATTGCCACAATGTTAGCTGGTAAAAACAATACAGTATCCGCCAATATGGAAGCCTTAGAAAAACCAAGAGAACGGTCGCTTATTGTTGGGCAGTCGTTAATTATTTTACCGGATCAAGCAAAATATATTGGTGAGGGTAACGGTATTAAGGCAATTACGGGTGGTGACGATGTGGCGATAGATGAAAAATACAAGAAACCTTATTCAACTAAGATACAGGGGGTTATATTAGCGATTAACAATAACCCGATGACATTTAGCAATGATGACGGGGGAATATCTAGGCGGAGGGTAATCTTTCACTTTGGCGAGCCAGTTCCTGCTAATGAACGCGACCCAATCCTAAAAGATAAAATACGTGGTGAATTGTCTGTGATAATCCGTCATTTATTCAATTATTTTGAAGATGATAACAAAGCTAAATTACTGTTAATTGAGCAACAAAAATCATCTGAGGCAATTGAAGTTAAGCGATTAACCAATCCACTTATTGATTTTTGTAGTTATCTCTTTGCAACCGATAAACCTGACGGCATGATGATAGGAAAATACTCAACGCCAGTACAATTTAAGAGATTTCTATATCATGCCTATATTACATTTATCGAAAACAATAATCTAAAAAATCCGTTATCACTTAGGAACTTTGTTAATGCTCTACCTGCTGCAATGAAAGAGTACGGCTTGGAAGTCATTATAAGGGCAAGGCATGGTGAGGGACGTAGGACTAACTTACATCTTGATTATGACAAGTGTAATGACTGGTTCCCTGATGCTGCGTTAGAAGAAAGTAATATTAACTATAATAAAAGGTAA
- a CDS encoding phage major capsid protein, which produces MKKLIELRQLKATKVAEMRSMLDKAEQENRSMTPEEKTQFDTIKAKVEELNTEISNYETLANEERSLADKSKPVDKKLTNEELRNYIRTGEARSLSTAVPADGGYTVIPELDKEIMRQLSDESEMRAICTVKKIGSNEYKKLVSVGGAIVNHGEEATARTETATPNLEEVSIKLYPIYAYPKTTQEILDFSDLDVLSWLTDEIKDTFVETEEIDLISGNGTKKAKGFLSYPQAVQSDKERPFGTLEKMTVTAITADSLIDLLFKLKKKYRKNAVWTMNSNTAATLQKLKNGNGDYIWRDGLKAGDPDMLLGKPVHYLENMNDKGAVVAVGDFKRGYYIVDHETGVRTRPDNITEPGFYKVHTDKYLGGGLVDSNAIKILEVSAGK; this is translated from the coding sequence ATGAAAAAACTTATTGAATTACGTCAATTAAAAGCGACCAAAGTAGCAGAAATGCGCTCAATGCTTGACAAAGCAGAGCAAGAAAACCGCAGTATGACACCAGAAGAAAAGACACAATTTGATACTATAAAAGCAAAAGTTGAAGAGTTGAACACTGAAATTTCTAACTATGAAACTTTAGCCAATGAAGAGCGAAGTTTAGCAGATAAGAGCAAACCAGTAGATAAAAAGCTTACTAACGAAGAATTACGCAACTATATCCGTACTGGTGAGGCTCGTTCATTGTCTACTGCTGTACCTGCTGATGGTGGTTATACAGTAATACCTGAATTAGACAAAGAAATTATGCGTCAGTTATCTGATGAATCAGAAATGCGTGCAATTTGTACCGTTAAAAAAATCGGCTCAAATGAATATAAAAAGTTGGTATCAGTTGGTGGTGCGATAGTTAATCACGGCGAAGAGGCAACGGCACGAACAGAAACGGCTACACCTAATCTTGAAGAAGTATCAATTAAGTTATATCCAATTTACGCTTATCCTAAGACTACCCAAGAAATTCTAGATTTTAGTGATTTAGATGTTTTGAGTTGGTTAACGGATGAAATCAAAGATACTTTTGTCGAAACAGAAGAAATTGATCTTATTAGTGGTAATGGAACCAAGAAAGCTAAGGGATTTTTATCATATCCACAAGCGGTACAATCTGATAAAGAGCGTCCATTTGGCACTTTAGAAAAAATGACAGTAACAGCTATCACCGCAGACAGTTTAATTGATTTACTTTTTAAACTTAAAAAGAAATATCGTAAAAATGCTGTATGGACAATGAACTCAAATACTGCAGCAACATTACAAAAACTTAAAAATGGTAATGGCGATTATATTTGGCGTGATGGCTTGAAAGCTGGCGATCCCGATATGCTTTTAGGTAAACCTGTTCATTATTTAGAAAATATGAATGATAAAGGTGCTGTTGTTGCAGTTGGTGATTTTAAACGCGGTTACTATATTGTTGATCATGAAACAGGTGTAAGAACTCGCCCAGATAACATCACCGAACCAGGATTCTATAAAGTCCATACTGATAAATATCTCGGTGGTGGTTTAGTCGATTCTAACGCTATCAAAATCTTAGAAGTATCTGCTGGTAAATAA